In Rhodoferax koreense, a genomic segment contains:
- a CDS encoding murein transglycosylase A, with translation MVHQTISTSTRPAPSASSKSNTMNRILSFVLAAIVGMLAGCASRPSFEPEPEVATPAPSAATPWAGGTIQHPRSRWTPVAWTELPGFNDDPLFEAWNAWIKSCERPGPIFAPLCSEVRRLSIGSGEEQRAWMQQRLQPYRVDALQGPTEGLLTSYYEPVFEGSRLPSATFVAPLYRPPATLGQRKPWYTRQEMDTLPEARAALAGREIIWLADPVDALVLQIQGSGRIRVTEPDGRQRVVRLAFAGTNDQPYKSVGRWLLDQGLIRDASWPGIKAWIAQNPQRVNELLWANPRMVFFREEALPELDAMFGPRGAQGVALTPGRSIAVDPGSIPYGTPVWLASPGPLVPLQKLVMAQDTGSAITGAVRADYFAGWGVEAGELAGRLKQPLKLWVLWPK, from the coding sequence ATCGTCCACCAGACAATCAGCACCAGCACCAGACCGGCACCCAGCGCTTCGAGTAAAAGCAACACCATGAACCGTATCCTCAGTTTTGTATTGGCCGCGATTGTAGGAATGCTGGCCGGTTGTGCCTCGCGGCCTTCGTTCGAGCCGGAACCGGAGGTGGCCACGCCTGCGCCTTCAGCGGCCACGCCGTGGGCCGGCGGCACCATCCAGCATCCGCGCAGCCGCTGGACCCCGGTCGCGTGGACCGAACTGCCGGGCTTCAACGACGATCCGCTGTTCGAGGCGTGGAACGCCTGGATCAAGAGTTGCGAACGGCCGGGCCCCATCTTCGCGCCGCTGTGCAGCGAGGTGCGGCGGCTCAGCATCGGCAGCGGCGAGGAGCAGCGGGCCTGGATGCAGCAGCGGCTGCAGCCCTATCGCGTGGATGCCTTGCAAGGGCCGACCGAAGGCCTGCTCACGAGTTATTACGAACCGGTGTTCGAAGGTTCGCGCCTGCCGAGCGCCACCTTCGTCGCGCCGCTGTACCGCCCGCCGGCCACGCTCGGCCAGCGCAAGCCCTGGTACACCCGCCAGGAAATGGACACCCTGCCCGAGGCGCGCGCCGCCTTGGCCGGCCGTGAAATCATCTGGCTGGCCGACCCGGTGGACGCCCTGGTGCTGCAGATCCAGGGCTCAGGCCGCATCCGGGTGACCGAGCCGGACGGCCGCCAGCGCGTGGTGCGCCTGGCCTTCGCCGGCACCAACGACCAGCCTTACAAAAGCGTGGGCCGCTGGCTGCTTGACCAGGGCCTGATCCGTGACGCGTCCTGGCCGGGTATCAAGGCCTGGATCGCGCAGAACCCCCAACGTGTGAACGAACTGCTGTGGGCCAACCCGCGCATGGTGTTTTTCCGCGAAGAAGCCCTGCCCGAACTGGACGCGATGTTCGGCCCGCGCGGTGCCCAGGGTGTGGCGCTCACGCCTGGCCGCTCCATCGCCGTCGACCCCGGCAGCATTCCCTATGGCACGCCGGTCTGGCTGGCCTCGCCCGGGCCGCTGGTGCCGCTGCAGAAGCTGGTGATGGCGCAGGACACCGGCAGCGCGATCACCGGCGCGGTGCGCGCCGATTATTTCGCGGGCTGGGGCGTGGAGGCGGGGGAGCTGGCCGGGCGGCTGAAGCAGCCGTTGAAGCTGTGGGTGTTGTGGCCGAAGTGA
- a CDS encoding efflux transporter outer membrane subunit produces the protein MSSSKMPSSLQTSFRLGALCLALLAAGCASSLHTPYAAPATSVPTQWQYAAGANGGHGQTPAPLSPWWTGFNDPALSQLIEQALQRNNNLAAAAIRVRRAQLQVGLAENQFGPSFSGSISTGASRGLNGGGTVKSSGISLGASYEVDLWNRLGSQRDVAQWEALATVQDREATALSLVATTAQLYWQIGYLNQRLAANLQSIAVAQKTLELVQVQYRTGAVSGLELAEAQQNLSSQQASQTTLQQQQVEATTALGLLFDGAPMASILAGPLPSRLPDTTLPPVDAGLPASLLGRRPDLRAAELRLREAKSSIDATRASYYPALSLTGGLGTSSASLVNILKNPVASLGLGITMPFLQRTQRDLDIKISQSQLDEAVVNFRQTLYTAFGDVDNALSSRQQLAAQATLLEQALAAARQAERLYEIRYRAGSVALKPWLDAQEKRRSAEIAVAENRLNRLNNHAVLVQALGGDAVAP, from the coding sequence ATGAGTTCTTCCAAAATGCCATCCAGCCTTCAAACCTCCTTCCGCCTCGGCGCGTTGTGCCTGGCGCTGCTTGCCGCAGGCTGTGCCTCCTCGCTGCACACGCCTTACGCCGCGCCCGCCACCAGCGTGCCGACGCAGTGGCAATACGCCGCCGGCGCCAACGGCGGCCACGGCCAAACACCGGCGCCGCTGTCGCCCTGGTGGACCGGCTTCAACGACCCCGCGCTCAGCCAGTTGATCGAACAGGCCCTGCAGCGCAACAACAACCTCGCGGCCGCCGCCATCCGTGTGCGCCGCGCGCAGTTGCAGGTCGGCCTGGCGGAAAACCAGTTCGGCCCCAGCTTCAGCGGCAGCATCAGCACCGGCGCGAGCCGCGGCCTCAACGGTGGCGGCACAGTGAAGTCCAGCGGCATCTCGCTCGGCGCGAGCTACGAGGTCGACCTGTGGAACCGCCTCGGCAGCCAGCGCGACGTGGCCCAATGGGAGGCCCTGGCGACGGTGCAGGACCGCGAGGCCACGGCGCTGTCGCTGGTGGCCACCACCGCGCAGCTCTACTGGCAGATCGGCTACCTGAACCAGCGCCTGGCCGCCAACCTGCAGAGCATCGCCGTGGCGCAGAAGACGCTGGAACTGGTACAGGTGCAATACCGCACCGGCGCCGTCTCCGGCCTGGAACTCGCCGAGGCACAGCAGAACCTGAGCAGCCAGCAGGCCAGCCAGACCACGCTGCAGCAACAGCAGGTGGAGGCGACCACCGCACTGGGCCTGCTGTTCGACGGCGCGCCGATGGCCTCGATCCTCGCCGGCCCGCTGCCTTCCCGGCTGCCGGACACCACGCTGCCGCCCGTGGACGCAGGCCTGCCCGCCTCGCTGCTCGGCCGCCGGCCCGACCTGCGTGCGGCCGAGCTGCGGCTGCGCGAAGCCAAGTCCAGCATCGACGCCACCCGCGCCAGTTATTACCCCGCACTGTCGCTCACCGGCGGCCTGGGCACGTCGAGCGCTTCGCTGGTCAACATCCTGAAGAACCCGGTGGCCAGCCTGGGCCTGGGCATCACCATGCCGTTCCTGCAGCGCACGCAACGTGACCTGGACATCAAGATTTCCCAATCGCAACTCGACGAGGCCGTGGTCAACTTTCGGCAGACGCTGTATACCGCGTTCGGCGATGTGGACAACGCCCTGTCGTCACGCCAGCAGCTTGCGGCGCAGGCCACGCTGCTCGAACAGGCGCTCGCCGCCGCGCGCCAGGCCGAGCGGCTGTACGAGATCCGCTACCGCGCCGGCTCCGTTGCGCTCAAGCCCTGGCTCGACGCCCAGGAAAAGCGCCGCAGCGCCGAGATCGCCGTGGCCGAAAACCGATTGAACCGGCTGAACAACCATGCGGTGCTGGTGCAGGCGCTGGGTGGCGATGCGGTCGCACCCTGA
- a CDS encoding Lrp/AsnC family transcriptional regulator, translating to MEMLDKFDLSILQELQANGRLTNAELAQRVGLSAAPCWRRVRALEEAGYILGYHAEIDRHKIGLGVLAFVRLDADRNTGDVTRELEEAIKQIPEVVSCHYISGAGTFELQVVARDLDAFSQFARKVLINLPNVKDLHTSFSLGQVKASSALPLGHVLPSR from the coding sequence CTGGAAATGCTAGACAAGTTTGACCTCTCCATCCTGCAAGAACTTCAGGCGAACGGCCGCCTGACCAACGCGGAGCTTGCGCAACGCGTGGGCCTGAGTGCGGCACCGTGCTGGCGGCGCGTGCGGGCACTGGAGGAAGCCGGCTACATCCTCGGCTACCACGCCGAGATCGACCGGCACAAGATCGGCCTGGGCGTGCTGGCGTTCGTGCGGCTCGACGCCGACCGCAACACCGGCGATGTGACGCGCGAACTGGAAGAAGCCATCAAGCAGATTCCCGAGGTGGTGAGCTGCCACTACATCAGCGGCGCCGGCACCTTCGAGTTGCAGGTGGTGGCGCGCGACCTCGACGCGTTCTCGCAATTCGCGCGCAAGGTGCTGATCAACCTGCCGAACGTGAAGGACCTGCACACCAGCTTTTCGCTGGGCCAGGTCAAGGCCAGCAGCGCGCTGCCGCTGGGTCATGTGTTGCCCTCCCGCTGA
- a CDS encoding efflux RND transporter periplasmic adaptor subunit, with protein MFNKKSPWLRYALILAAVLAVGIAVKLVFFPKAEKPNFITAAAAPADLEQAVLATGTLQAFKQVSVGSQVSGQVKSLKVALGDKVTKGQLVAEIDSLTQANNLRNTQAALANVQAQLLAKQAALKQNELTFKREQEMLASDASSRATFEAAEAALNTARADVNATQAQIAQAKIAADTAQINLGYTKILAPMDGVVVALVAQEGQTVNANQSTPTIIKLATLDTITVKAQISEADVVRVKPGQKVYFTILGAPDKRYYTTLRTVEPAPDSILTDTTTSTSSSAATAIYYNGLLDVPNPDGRLRISMTAQVYIVLSEAKQALSIPSSALGDTDRQGLTTVRVVNAEGKAQPRQVKVGINNNVRAQILEGLQAGDKVVVSEAPAPGSPPAQTRRPPGGMRL; from the coding sequence ATGTTCAACAAAAAATCTCCCTGGTTGCGTTACGCGCTGATCCTCGCCGCCGTGCTGGCGGTGGGCATCGCGGTGAAGCTGGTCTTCTTCCCCAAGGCCGAGAAGCCCAACTTCATCACCGCCGCTGCCGCGCCGGCCGATCTGGAACAGGCCGTGCTGGCCACCGGGACCTTGCAGGCGTTCAAGCAGGTGAGCGTGGGCTCACAGGTGTCGGGGCAGGTGAAGTCGCTGAAGGTGGCGTTGGGCGACAAGGTCACCAAGGGCCAGCTCGTGGCCGAGATCGATTCGCTGACGCAGGCCAACAACCTGCGCAACACGCAGGCGGCCCTAGCCAACGTGCAGGCGCAACTGCTGGCCAAGCAGGCTGCGCTCAAGCAGAACGAGCTGACCTTCAAGCGAGAGCAGGAAATGCTCGCTTCCGATGCGAGCTCGCGCGCCACCTTCGAGGCTGCTGAGGCCGCGCTCAACACCGCACGCGCCGATGTGAACGCCACGCAGGCGCAAATCGCCCAGGCCAAGATCGCGGCCGACACGGCGCAGATCAACCTCGGCTACACCAAGATCCTTGCGCCGATGGATGGCGTGGTGGTGGCGCTCGTCGCGCAGGAAGGCCAGACCGTCAACGCCAACCAGAGCACGCCGACCATCATCAAGCTGGCCACACTCGACACCATCACCGTGAAGGCGCAGATCTCCGAAGCCGACGTGGTGCGCGTGAAGCCCGGCCAGAAGGTCTACTTCACCATCCTCGGCGCGCCGGACAAACGCTACTACACCACGCTGCGCACGGTCGAGCCCGCGCCGGACTCCATCCTCACCGACACCACCACCTCGACCTCGAGCAGCGCAGCCACCGCCATCTACTACAACGGCCTGCTCGACGTACCCAACCCGGACGGCCGGCTGCGCATCTCGATGACGGCCCAGGTCTACATCGTGCTGAGTGAAGCCAAGCAGGCGTTGAGCATCCCGTCTTCGGCACTCGGTGACACCGACCGGCAGGGCCTGACCACCGTGCGGGTGGTGAACGCCGAAGGCAAGGCCCAGCCGCGCCAGGTCAAGGTCGGCATCAACAACAACGTGCGCGCCCAGATCCTCGAAGGCCTGCAGGCCGGCGACAAGGTGGTGGTGAGCGAAGCGCCAGCCCCGGGTTCGCCGCCCGCGCAGACGCGCCGGCCGCCCGGCGGGATGCGGCTGTGA
- a CDS encoding CsbD family protein — MNTDQVKGTLKDAAGKVQQKTGELIDSPEQQAKGLAKQVEGKTQKNVGDAKEVLKDKIDKA; from the coding sequence ATGAATACCGATCAAGTCAAGGGCACGTTGAAAGATGCTGCCGGCAAGGTTCAACAGAAAACCGGCGAGCTGATCGACAGCCCGGAACAACAGGCCAAGGGCCTGGCCAAGCAGGTGGAAGGCAAGACGCAAAAGAACGTCGGCGATGCCAAGGAAGTGCTGAAGGACAAGATCGACAAGGCCTGA
- a CDS encoding indolepyruvate ferredoxin oxidoreductase family protein, protein MNAPLPEHIRKALETVTLDDKYSLNYGRAFMSGVQALVKLPMLQRLRDQQAGKNTAGFISGYRGSPLGGYDQALWKASKYLKAQNIVFQPGVNEELAATALWGTQQLGFSPPGTNKFDGVFGIWYGKGPGVDRCSDVFKHANMAGTTAFGGVIAVAGDDHISKSSTAAHQSDHIFKACGTPVFFPTTVQEILDLGIHAFAMSRFSGVWSGMKTIQEIVESSATAMIDPERVEIVIPTDFQMPPGGLHIRWPDHPLEQEARLMHYKWYAALAYIRANRLNYNVIEGPNDKLGIMASGKAWNDTRQALLDLGLDDAACRQLGIRLHKVTVVWPLEAQLTREFATGLQEILVVEEKRQVIEYQLKEELYNWRADVRPNVLGKFNELDGDFSGGEWAMPNPTANTLLRANADLNPALIAKAIVQRLKKLGILEAGGADMVARIEAQMAILEAKERAMEVMQVGGVTDARQPWFCSGCPHNTSTVVPEGSRAMGGIGCHYMATWMDRSTIGFTQMGGEGVPWVGQQPFTTDQHIFANLGDGTYFHSGLLAIRQSIAAGVNITYKILYNDAVAMTGGQQVGERPEGHSVLQIAESLHAEGARKVVIVTDEPEKYDGVKVPGDHVAVRHRDELDTIQREFRELQGTTAIIYDQTCATEKRRRRKRGTAVDPAKRVVINELVCEGCGDCSVQSNCLSVEPLETEFGRKRAINQSTCNKDMSCLKGFCPSFVTVEGGQLKKKSKAKALMPAELGMLDEPIVPSIAGGHVWGIVVAGVGGTGVITIGQLLGMAAHIEGKGIVTQDAAGLAQKGGATWSHVLIGETQNDIRTTRVGTAAADLVLACDPLVTVNGETMARMREGRTHVALNSHSAPTAAFVRNANWQNPQEACTAQIAAAVGREALGVFDADAAATALMGDSIYVNPMILGYAWQKGWIPLDHASLMRAIELNDVAIENNKTAFAWGRQAAQRPQEFVKRVSPGQVVEFKKRETLESLVNRRVEFLTAYQDAAYAEQYRTFVAQVQQAEAPLGKTLLAESVARYLFKLMAYKDEYEVARLHADTAFLAKVNGMFEGDFKLNYHLAPPMIARKNAKGELQKQKFGPWMLTGFRLLAKLKGLRGTALDIFGKTEERRTERALIGEYRASITQLLPALTAANHATAVEIARIPELIRGYGHVKERNLVEARAKWAALTAEFHQPQGQRQAA, encoded by the coding sequence ATGAATGCACCCCTGCCCGAGCACATCCGCAAGGCACTGGAGACAGTGACGCTGGATGACAAGTACAGCCTGAATTACGGACGTGCCTTCATGAGCGGGGTGCAGGCCCTGGTCAAGCTGCCGATGCTGCAGCGGCTGCGCGACCAGCAGGCCGGCAAGAACACGGCCGGCTTCATCAGCGGCTACCGGGGTTCGCCGCTCGGCGGCTATGACCAGGCCTTGTGGAAGGCCAGCAAATACCTCAAGGCGCAGAACATCGTGTTTCAGCCGGGCGTCAACGAGGAGTTGGCCGCCACGGCGCTGTGGGGCACGCAGCAACTGGGCTTTTCGCCGCCGGGCACCAACAAGTTCGACGGCGTGTTCGGCATCTGGTATGGCAAGGGTCCGGGCGTGGACCGCTGCTCCGACGTGTTCAAGCACGCCAACATGGCCGGCACGACCGCATTCGGCGGCGTGATCGCGGTGGCCGGCGACGACCACATCTCCAAGAGTTCCACCGCCGCGCACCAGAGCGACCACATCTTCAAGGCCTGCGGCACGCCGGTGTTCTTCCCGACCACGGTGCAGGAAATCCTCGACCTCGGCATCCATGCGTTTGCGATGAGCCGCTTCTCGGGCGTGTGGTCGGGCATGAAGACGATCCAGGAGATCGTGGAATCGAGCGCCACGGCGATGATCGATCCGGAACGCGTCGAGATCGTCATCCCCACCGACTTCCAGATGCCACCCGGCGGCCTGCACATCCGTTGGCCCGACCATCCGCTGGAGCAGGAAGCCCGGCTGATGCACTACAAATGGTACGCCGCGCTGGCCTACATCCGCGCGAACCGGCTCAACTACAACGTCATCGAAGGCCCCAACGACAAGCTCGGCATCATGGCCAGCGGCAAGGCCTGGAACGACACACGCCAGGCCCTGCTGGATCTGGGCCTGGACGACGCGGCCTGCCGGCAGCTCGGCATCCGGCTGCACAAGGTGACCGTGGTCTGGCCGCTGGAGGCGCAACTCACGCGCGAATTCGCCACCGGCCTGCAGGAGATCCTGGTCGTCGAGGAGAAGCGCCAGGTCATCGAATACCAACTCAAGGAAGAGCTGTACAACTGGCGCGCCGACGTGCGGCCCAACGTGCTGGGCAAGTTCAACGAGCTGGACGGTGACTTCTCCGGCGGTGAATGGGCGATGCCCAACCCGACGGCCAACACGCTGCTGCGCGCCAACGCCGACCTGAATCCGGCGCTGATCGCCAAGGCCATCGTGCAGCGGCTGAAAAAGCTCGGCATCCTAGAGGCCGGCGGTGCCGACATGGTGGCGCGCATCGAGGCGCAGATGGCCATCCTCGAGGCCAAGGAACGCGCGATGGAAGTCATGCAGGTCGGCGGGGTGACGGATGCACGCCAGCCCTGGTTCTGCTCCGGCTGCCCGCACAACACCAGCACCGTGGTGCCCGAAGGTTCACGTGCCATGGGCGGCATCGGCTGCCACTACATGGCGACCTGGATGGACCGCTCGACCATCGGCTTCACGCAGATGGGCGGAGAGGGCGTGCCGTGGGTCGGGCAGCAGCCCTTCACCACCGACCAGCATATCTTCGCCAACCTCGGCGACGGCACCTATTTCCACAGCGGCCTGCTGGCGATCCGCCAGAGCATTGCCGCTGGTGTGAACATCACCTACAAGATCCTCTACAACGACGCCGTGGCCATGACCGGCGGCCAGCAGGTCGGCGAGCGCCCCGAAGGCCATTCCGTGCTGCAGATCGCCGAGAGCCTGCATGCCGAAGGCGCCAGGAAGGTCGTGATCGTGACCGACGAGCCGGAGAAATACGACGGCGTGAAGGTGCCTGGCGACCATGTGGCGGTCAGGCACCGCGACGAGCTCGACACCATCCAGCGTGAATTTCGCGAACTGCAGGGCACGACCGCCATCATCTACGACCAGACCTGCGCCACCGAGAAGCGCCGCCGCCGCAAGCGCGGCACGGCGGTCGATCCGGCCAAGCGGGTGGTCATCAACGAGCTGGTGTGCGAAGGCTGCGGCGACTGCAGCGTGCAGAGCAACTGCCTGAGCGTGGAGCCGCTGGAGACCGAATTCGGCCGCAAGCGCGCCATCAACCAGAGCACCTGCAACAAGGACATGAGTTGCCTCAAAGGCTTCTGCCCGAGCTTCGTCACCGTCGAAGGCGGTCAACTCAAGAAGAAGTCGAAGGCCAAGGCCTTGATGCCGGCCGAGCTCGGCATGCTCGACGAACCGATCGTCCCTTCGATCGCTGGCGGCCACGTCTGGGGCATCGTAGTGGCCGGCGTGGGTGGCACCGGTGTCATCACCATCGGACAACTGCTCGGCATGGCCGCGCACATCGAAGGCAAGGGCATCGTCACCCAGGACGCGGCCGGGCTCGCGCAGAAGGGCGGCGCCACCTGGAGCCATGTGCTGATCGGCGAGACGCAGAACGACATCCGCACCACGCGCGTCGGCACCGCCGCCGCCGACCTGGTGCTGGCCTGCGATCCGCTGGTCACGGTGAACGGCGAGACCATGGCGCGCATGCGCGAAGGCCGCACCCATGTGGCGCTAAACAGCCACAGCGCGCCGACGGCTGCCTTCGTGCGCAACGCCAATTGGCAGAACCCGCAGGAGGCCTGCACGGCACAGATCGCCGCCGCGGTGGGGCGGGAAGCGCTGGGCGTGTTCGACGCCGATGCCGCGGCCACGGCGCTGATGGGCGACAGCATCTACGTGAACCCGATGATCCTCGGCTACGCCTGGCAGAAAGGCTGGATTCCGCTGGACCATGCCTCGCTCATGCGCGCCATCGAGCTCAACGACGTGGCCATCGAGAACAACAAGACCGCCTTCGCCTGGGGCCGGCAGGCCGCGCAGCGGCCGCAGGAGTTCGTCAAACGCGTCTCGCCCGGACAGGTGGTCGAATTCAAGAAGCGCGAGACGCTGGAGTCGCTAGTGAACCGTCGCGTCGAATTTCTTACCGCGTACCAGGACGCGGCCTATGCCGAGCAGTACCGGACCTTCGTGGCCCAGGTGCAGCAGGCCGAGGCGCCGCTGGGCAAGACCTTGCTGGCCGAATCGGTGGCGCGGTATCTGTTCAAGCTCATGGCCTACAAGGACGAATACGAGGTGGCTCGGCTGCATGCCGACACGGCCTTCCTGGCCAAGGTCAACGGCATGTTCGAGGGCGATTTCAAGCTCAACTACCACCTCGCGCCACCGATGATCGCCAGGAAGAATGCGAAGGGCGAATTGCAGAAGCAAAAGTTTGGCCCCTGGATGTTGACTGGCTTCCGTTTGCTGGCGAAATTGAAGGGCCTGCGCGGCACGGCGCTCGACATCTTCGGCAAGACCGAGGAACGGCGCACGGAGCGTGCGCTCATCGGCGAGTACCGGGCCAGCATCACGCAACTGCTGCCGGCGCTCACGGCGGCCAACCATGCCACGGCGGTGGAGATCGCGCGCATCCCCGAGCTGATTCGTGGCTATGGCCACGTGAAGGAACGCAACCTCGTCGAGGCACGTGCCAAATGGGCGGCGCTCACGGCCGAGTTCCATCAGCCGCAGGGACAGCGGCAAGCGGCCTGA
- a CDS encoding MacB family efflux pump subunit — MSVATPAAPLLSLRALRREFPAGEGTIAVLKDIDLDIASGEMVAIVGASGSGKSTLMNILGCLDRPTSGSYRVAGRETGQLDPDALAELRREHFGFIFQRYHLLADLNALGNVEVPAIYAGRDRGARHERAAALLGRLGLSDRLTHRPGQLSGGQQQRVSIARALMNGGRVILADEPTGALDTRSGAEVMKILEELHAEGHTIILVTHDMGVAEHADRIIEISDGVIVADRRKPEAAAPTATLPPPPAESNTWGAVWDRFAEAFRMAVLAMRSHRLRTFLTMLGIIIGIASVVSVVALGEGSRQQVLKNISAIGTNTIEIFSGSGFGDQRAARVRTLVPSDADALAQQVYVDSVTPTLTSSATLRYGNVAVTGTINGVGEQYFRVRGIEIAQGRAFDADSVAALAQEVVIDDNTRKQLFPNNPNPVGEVILLGAVPCRVVGVAKKSESAFGNSEALNVYVPYTAAMSRILGQNYLRSITVRVSDDVATATAEQGINTLLKQRHGVVDFYVLNTDTIRQTIESTTQTLTLLISAIALISLVVGGIGVMNIMLVSVTERTGEIGVRMAVGARQGDIRQQFLIEAVLVCLLGGVLGIGLALSIGWGFAQLGGNFQMVYSTTSMVAAFACSTLIGVIFGFLPASNAARLDPVEALARE, encoded by the coding sequence GTGAGCGTTGCCACGCCGGCAGCCCCGCTGCTCTCGCTGCGGGCGCTGCGCCGCGAATTCCCGGCCGGCGAGGGCACCATCGCCGTGCTGAAGGACATCGACCTGGACATCGCCTCGGGCGAGATGGTGGCCATCGTCGGCGCCTCGGGCTCCGGCAAGTCGACGCTGATGAACATCCTCGGCTGCCTGGACCGGCCCACCAGCGGCTCCTACCGCGTGGCCGGCCGAGAGACCGGCCAGCTCGACCCCGATGCGCTCGCCGAGCTGCGGCGCGAACACTTCGGCTTTATCTTCCAGCGCTACCACCTGCTGGCCGACCTCAACGCACTCGGCAATGTGGAAGTGCCGGCCATCTACGCCGGTCGCGACCGCGGCGCGCGCCACGAACGCGCGGCGGCGCTGCTCGGCCGACTGGGCTTGTCCGACCGGCTGACCCACCGGCCCGGCCAGCTCTCGGGCGGCCAGCAGCAACGCGTCAGCATTGCGCGCGCACTCATGAACGGCGGCCGGGTGATCCTGGCCGACGAGCCGACCGGTGCGCTGGACACCCGCAGCGGCGCCGAGGTGATGAAGATCCTCGAGGAACTGCACGCCGAAGGCCACACCATCATCCTCGTGACGCACGACATGGGCGTGGCCGAGCACGCCGACCGCATCATCGAGATCAGCGATGGTGTCATCGTGGCCGACCGGCGCAAGCCCGAAGCCGCCGCACCGACGGCCACGCTGCCACCGCCCCCGGCCGAAAGCAACACCTGGGGCGCCGTGTGGGACCGCTTCGCCGAGGCCTTCCGCATGGCCGTGCTGGCCATGCGTTCGCACCGGCTGCGTACTTTCCTCACCATGCTGGGCATCATCATCGGCATCGCCTCGGTGGTGTCGGTGGTGGCGCTCGGCGAAGGCTCGCGCCAGCAGGTGCTGAAGAACATCAGCGCCATCGGCACCAACACCATCGAGATCTTTTCCGGCTCCGGCTTCGGCGACCAGCGCGCGGCCCGCGTACGCACCCTGGTGCCGAGCGACGCCGACGCGCTGGCCCAGCAGGTGTATGTGGACAGCGTCACCCCCACGCTCACCAGTTCGGCCACGCTGCGTTACGGCAACGTGGCCGTCACCGGCACCATCAACGGCGTGGGCGAGCAGTATTTCCGGGTGCGCGGTATCGAGATCGCGCAAGGCCGCGCGTTCGACGCGGACAGCGTGGCCGCACTCGCGCAGGAAGTGGTGATCGACGACAACACGCGCAAACAGCTGTTTCCCAACAACCCGAACCCGGTGGGCGAGGTGATCCTGCTCGGTGCCGTTCCGTGCCGCGTGGTCGGCGTGGCCAAGAAAAGCGAATCGGCCTTCGGCAACAGCGAGGCGCTGAACGTCTACGTGCCCTACACCGCCGCGATGAGCCGCATCCTCGGCCAGAACTACCTGCGCAGCATCACCGTGCGCGTGAGCGACGACGTGGCCACGGCCACGGCCGAGCAGGGCATCAATACCCTGCTCAAACAGCGCCACGGCGTCGTCGATTTCTACGTGCTCAACACCGACACCATCCGCCAGACCATCGAGAGCACGACGCAGACGCTCACCCTGCTGATCTCCGCCATCGCGCTGATCTCGCTGGTCGTGGGCGGCATCGGCGTGATGAACATCATGCTGGTCTCGGTGACCGAGCGCACCGGCGAGATCGGCGTGCGCATGGCCGTGGGCGCGCGCCAGGGCGACATCCGCCAGCAGTTCCTGATCGAGGCGGTGCTGGTCTGCCTGCTCGGTGGCGTGCTCGGCATTGGGCTGGCGCTGTCCATCGGCTGGGGCTTTGCCCAGCTCGGCGGCAACTTCCAGATGGTGTATTCGACCACTTCGATGGTCGCGGCCTTTGCCTGCTCCACCCTGATCGGCGTGATCTTCGGCTTCCTGCCCGCGAGCAATGCCGCGCGGCTCGATCCGGTCGAAGCACTGGCCCGCGAATGA
- a CDS encoding TerC family protein, which yields MLQLLSDPQVWIAFATLTALELVLGIDNIIFISILVDKLPLAKREFARRLGLFMAMFMRIGLLLVLAWIVGLVEPLFSIWGKGISGRDLILILGGLFLIWKSTSEVHESLEGGHETQTKSVVKATFTAVILQIMLIDLVFSLDSIITAVGMVDDVRIMIAAVIVSVGLMMLFAGPIGRFVSAHPTIKMLALSFLVVVGVVLVAEGFGHHVPKGYVYFAMAFSLGVEMLNIRMRKKSAKKVELNPPHIPGD from the coding sequence ATGCTCCAACTTCTCTCCGATCCCCAGGTCTGGATCGCCTTCGCCACCCTGACCGCGCTGGAACTGGTGCTGGGCATCGACAACATCATCTTCATCTCGATCCTGGTCGACAAGCTACCGTTGGCCAAGCGTGAATTCGCGCGCCGGCTGGGGCTTTTCATGGCGATGTTCATGCGCATCGGGCTGCTGCTGGTGCTGGCCTGGATCGTCGGGCTGGTGGAGCCGCTGTTCAGCATATGGGGCAAGGGCATCTCAGGGCGCGACCTGATCTTGATCCTCGGCGGGCTGTTCCTGATCTGGAAGAGCACCAGCGAGGTTCACGAGTCGCTCGAAGGCGGGCACGAGACGCAGACGAAGAGCGTGGTCAAGGCCACTTTCACCGCGGTGATCCTGCAGATCATGCTGATCGACCTGGTGTTCTCGCTGGATTCGATCATCACGGCCGTGGGCATGGTGGACGACGTGCGGATCATGATTGCGGCCGTGATCGTCTCCGTGGGGCTGATGATGCTGTTCGCCGGCCCGATCGGGCGTTTCGTCTCGGCCCATCCCACCATCAAGATGCTGGCGCTGTCCTTCCTGGTGGTGGTCGGCGTGGTGCTGGTGGCGGAGGGTTTTGGCCATCACGTACCCAAGGGTTACGTGTACTTCGCCATGGCCTTCTCGCTCGGCGTGGAGATGCTCAACATCCGCATGCGGAAGAAATCGGCGAAGAAAGTGGAGTTGAACCCACCCCACATTCCGGGCGATTGA